One window from the genome of Myripristis murdjan chromosome 6, fMyrMur1.1, whole genome shotgun sequence encodes:
- the LOC115360112 gene encoding uncharacterized protein LOC115360112 has protein sequence MTTNIISPSVVMSPRKRALLPVNSRRKAADDFFPFNFLPVECQLHVLSFLNEVDKCSCALVCSSWSCLVRSWKLWRVADYSRRGVFHLGQEGLLVSNREFERWKAWVHHYTHHLISRRASLLTLKASFDLGDRCNKWGELLSDLLDNVHCRDLSHLDLNWTFTLLEPLDLRVHSSSSSHRDSITKMDQVASFQELLTKLTHSCPRISKMRLHFDWSDVSVSLLTQFQHLRVLELKYFWVFKGVTPSTLQTMTKSLPNLKSLTLHILVPLRNLGISYTLESLSLEFLDVSPSRGLVFSCLNLPALRELRAKKIVRGITLDRRTRLRIQSRWPCLYHVLRDGTPKLQALNNERLLPTWREESYGELSAILEQSCYCVQHLDSWLW, from the exons ATGACCACCAACATTATTTCTCCATCTGTTGTCATGTCACCACGGAAGAGAGCCCTGCTTCCTGTGAACAGTCGCAGGAAGGCAGCGGACGACTTCTTCCCTTTCAACTTCCTGCCGGTGGAGTGCCAGCTGCACGTCCTGTCCTTCCTCAATGAGGTGGATAAGTGCAGCTGCGCCCTGGTGTGCTCCAGCTGGAGCTGCCTGGTCCGCTCGTGGAAACTGTGGCGCGTGGCCGACTACTCCCGCCGCGGCGTCTTCCACCTGGGTCAGGAGGGGCTGCTCGTTTCCAACCGTGAGTTTGAGCGCTGGAAAGCTTGGGTTCACCATTACACCCACCACCTCATCTCCCGCCGGGCCAGCTTGCTCACCCTGAAGGCCAGCTTTGACCTGGGGGATCGCTGCAACAAGTGGGGGGAGCTGCTGAGCGACCTGCTGGATAACGTCCACTGCAGAGACCTCAGTCACCTGGACCTCAATTGGACCTTCACCCTCTTGGAGCCTCTGGATCTCCGGGTCCACTCCAGCTCCAGCTCGCACCGGGACAGCATCACCAAGATGGACCAG GTGGCCAGTTTCCAGGAGCTGCTGACCAAACTCACCCACAGCTGCCCTCGTATCTCCAAGATGCGGCTGCATTTCGACTGGTCCGACGTCTCCGTGTCGCTCCTCACACAGTTCCAGCACCTGCGAGTCCTCGAGCTCAAGTACTTCTGGGTCTTCAAAGGCGTGACTCCCTCCACGCTGCAGACCATGACCAAATCCCTGCCCAACTTGAAGTCTCTGACGTTACACATCCTGGTGCCGCTGAGGAACCTGGGCATCTCCTACACTCTGGAGTCGCTCTCTCTGGAGTTCCTGGATGTGTCGCCCAGCCGAGGCTTGGTCTTCTCCTGCCTGAACCTGCCCGCGTTGCGTGAGCTCCGGGCCAAGAAGATCGTCCGCGGCATCACGCTGGACAGGAGGACCAGGCTGAGGATTCAGAGCCGATGGCCGTGCCTCTATCACGTCCTCCGGGACGGGACGCCGAAGCTCCAGGCCCTCAACAATGAGAGACTCCTTCCCACCTGGAGAGAAGAGAGCTATGGGGAGCTGTCTGCCATCCTGGAGCAGTCCTGTTACTGTGTGCAGCATCTAGACAGCTGGCTGTGGTAG
- the chka gene encoding choline kinase alpha isoform X2 — translation MKTKFINGVSSSPSMSLGLLVTENALQVQPDAEEDCKLMRPEQPDPDTKRKAFLWCREFLHGAWKSVSEEHFHITIIRGGLSNKLFLCSLPDSLDSVGDEPRSILLRLYGAILQGAEAMVLESVMFAILAERELGPKLYGIFPQGRLEQYVPSRKLDTCELSDPSISAEVAEKMAKFHGMRMPFNKEPKWLFGTMDKYLSQVMRLNFTRDSHLRRFNRLLSYNLPHEMDTLKSLLEATHSPVVFCHNDCQEGNILLLKGQQSSDKEKLMLIDFEYSSYNYRGFDIGNHFCEWMYDYSCDKFPFFKVDAQSFPSKGQQLHFIESYLRESERGFDSLSDDDQMKLKEELYVEVNRFSLASHFFWGLWSIIQARISTIEFGYLEYAQARFDAYFQQKKVWGV, via the exons atgaaaaccaaattCATCAACGGGGTGTCCTCGTCCCCCTCCATGTCCTTGGGTCTGCTGGTGACCGAAAACGCCCTGCAGGTCCAGCCCGACGCGGAGGAGGACTGTAAGCTGATGCGGCCCGAGCAGCCCGACCCAGACACCAAGCGCAAGGCTTTCCTGTGGTGCAGGGAGTTCCTGCACGGCGCCTGGAAGAGCGTGTCCGAGGAACATTtccacatcaccatcatcag GGGGGGTCTGAGCAACAAGCTTTTCCTGTGCAGCCTCCCTGACAGCCTGGACAGTGTCGGGGACGAGCCCCGGAGCATCCTGCTGCGCCTCTATGGGGCCATCCTACAG gggGCAGAGGCCATGGTGCTGGAGAGTGTGATGTTTGCCATTTTGGCGGAGAGGGAGTTAGGACCCAAACTCTACGGGATTTTCCCTCAAGGCCGACTGGAGCAGTACGTCCCT AGCCGTAAGCTGGACACCTGTGAGCTGAGTGACCCCAGCATCTCGGCCGAGGTCGCCGAGAAGATGGCCAAGTTCCACGGCATGAGGATGCCCTTCAACAAGGAGCCAAAATGGTTGTTTGGAACCATGGACAA gtacCTGAGCCAAGTCATGAGGCTCAACTTCACCAGAGACTCTCACCTGCGTCGCTTCAACCGCCTGCTCAGCTACAACTTACCTCACGAGATGGATACGCTCAa gtctctGCTGGAGGCCACCCATTCCCCTGTCGTCTTCTGCCACAACGACTGTCAGGAAG GCAACATCCTGCTGCTGAAGGGCCAGCAGAGCTCCGACAAGGAGAAGCTGATGCTCATCGACTTTGAATACAGCAGCTACAATTACCG GGGATTTGACATTGGCAACCATTTCTGTGAATGGATGTACGACTACAGCTGTGACAAGTTCCCCTTCTTTAAAGTCGACGCTCAGAGCTTCCCGTCGAAGGGCCAGCAG CTGCACTTCATTGAAAGCTacctgagagagagcgagagagggttTGACAGCCTGAGTGACGACGACCAGATGAAACTGAAGGAGGAGCTGTACGTGGAGGTCAACAG GTTCTCCTTGGCGTCCCACTTCTTCTGGGGTTTGTGGTCCATCATCCAGGCCCGGATCTCCACCATCGAGTTTGGATACCTG GAGTATGCTCAGGCCAGATTTGATGCCTACTTCCAGCAGAAGAAGGTCTGGGGTGTCTAA
- the chka gene encoding choline kinase alpha isoform X1, with the protein MKTKFINGVSSSPSMSLGLLVTENALQVQPDAEEDCKLMRPEQPDPDTKRKAFLWCREFLHGAWKSVSEEHFHITIIRGGLSNKLFLCSLPDSLDSVGDEPRSILLRLYGAILQMSCNKGDSRQSNKENHFQGAEAMVLESVMFAILAERELGPKLYGIFPQGRLEQYVPSRKLDTCELSDPSISAEVAEKMAKFHGMRMPFNKEPKWLFGTMDKYLSQVMRLNFTRDSHLRRFNRLLSYNLPHEMDTLKSLLEATHSPVVFCHNDCQEGNILLLKGQQSSDKEKLMLIDFEYSSYNYRGFDIGNHFCEWMYDYSCDKFPFFKVDAQSFPSKGQQLHFIESYLRESERGFDSLSDDDQMKLKEELYVEVNRFSLASHFFWGLWSIIQARISTIEFGYLEYAQARFDAYFQQKKVWGV; encoded by the exons atgaaaaccaaattCATCAACGGGGTGTCCTCGTCCCCCTCCATGTCCTTGGGTCTGCTGGTGACCGAAAACGCCCTGCAGGTCCAGCCCGACGCGGAGGAGGACTGTAAGCTGATGCGGCCCGAGCAGCCCGACCCAGACACCAAGCGCAAGGCTTTCCTGTGGTGCAGGGAGTTCCTGCACGGCGCCTGGAAGAGCGTGTCCGAGGAACATTtccacatcaccatcatcag GGGGGGTCTGAGCAACAAGCTTTTCCTGTGCAGCCTCCCTGACAGCCTGGACAGTGTCGGGGACGAGCCCCGGAGCATCCTGCTGCGCCTCTATGGGGCCATCCTACAG ATGTCCTGTAATAAAGGGGATTCCAGACagtcaaacaaagaaaatcacTTCCAA gggGCAGAGGCCATGGTGCTGGAGAGTGTGATGTTTGCCATTTTGGCGGAGAGGGAGTTAGGACCCAAACTCTACGGGATTTTCCCTCAAGGCCGACTGGAGCAGTACGTCCCT AGCCGTAAGCTGGACACCTGTGAGCTGAGTGACCCCAGCATCTCGGCCGAGGTCGCCGAGAAGATGGCCAAGTTCCACGGCATGAGGATGCCCTTCAACAAGGAGCCAAAATGGTTGTTTGGAACCATGGACAA gtacCTGAGCCAAGTCATGAGGCTCAACTTCACCAGAGACTCTCACCTGCGTCGCTTCAACCGCCTGCTCAGCTACAACTTACCTCACGAGATGGATACGCTCAa gtctctGCTGGAGGCCACCCATTCCCCTGTCGTCTTCTGCCACAACGACTGTCAGGAAG GCAACATCCTGCTGCTGAAGGGCCAGCAGAGCTCCGACAAGGAGAAGCTGATGCTCATCGACTTTGAATACAGCAGCTACAATTACCG GGGATTTGACATTGGCAACCATTTCTGTGAATGGATGTACGACTACAGCTGTGACAAGTTCCCCTTCTTTAAAGTCGACGCTCAGAGCTTCCCGTCGAAGGGCCAGCAG CTGCACTTCATTGAAAGCTacctgagagagagcgagagagggttTGACAGCCTGAGTGACGACGACCAGATGAAACTGAAGGAGGAGCTGTACGTGGAGGTCAACAG GTTCTCCTTGGCGTCCCACTTCTTCTGGGGTTTGTGGTCCATCATCCAGGCCCGGATCTCCACCATCGAGTTTGGATACCTG GAGTATGCTCAGGCCAGATTTGATGCCTACTTCCAGCAGAAGAAGGTCTGGGGTGTCTAA